In one Spirosoma rigui genomic region, the following are encoded:
- a CDS encoding ATP-dependent Clp protease adaptor ClpS codes for MQPFKETDWSDPSVDVLDEVVDTHVHTLMVFNDEVNTFEFVIETLIDVCEHTPEQAEQCTLLIHYKGKCSVKNGSWEELVPMRNEICRRGISAEVIN; via the coding sequence ATGCAACCTTTTAAAGAAACCGACTGGTCCGACCCTTCGGTTGACGTACTCGACGAAGTTGTAGACACGCATGTCCACACGCTCATGGTTTTCAACGATGAGGTAAACACGTTTGAGTTCGTCATCGAAACCCTCATCGACGTGTGCGAACATACCCCTGAGCAGGCCGAACAGTGTACGCTGTTGATTCACTATAAAGGAAAGTGCAGCGTCAAAAACGGATCGTGGGAGGAACTCGTACCGATGCGTAACGAAATCTGCCGCCGGGGTATATCGGCGGAGGTGATCAACTAA
- the recR gene encoding recombination mediator RecR gives MEYPSKLIEDAVNEVSKLPGIGKKTALRLVLHLLKRDEEQTETLAQSLTAMRTKVKYCQKCHNLSDNDLCTICASNKRDQSLICVVEDTRDVLAIENTAQFKGLYHVLGGIISPVEGIGPSDLQIDSLIDRLRGPEGEQVREIILAISPTMEGDTTAFYLQKKLRAFNLKISTIARGVPIGGDLEYADEVTLGRSILSRIAYD, from the coding sequence TTGGAGTACCCATCCAAACTTATAGAAGACGCTGTCAATGAGGTGTCCAAGCTGCCGGGTATCGGAAAAAAAACCGCCCTGCGCCTGGTACTGCACCTGCTCAAACGGGACGAAGAACAAACCGAAACGCTGGCCCAGAGCCTGACCGCTATGCGGACAAAGGTTAAATACTGCCAGAAGTGCCATAACCTCTCGGACAACGACCTCTGTACCATCTGTGCCAGTAACAAACGCGATCAATCCCTGATCTGCGTCGTTGAAGATACGCGTGACGTGCTGGCCATTGAAAACACCGCTCAGTTTAAAGGGCTCTATCACGTTTTGGGCGGCATCATCTCGCCGGTAGAAGGCATCGGCCCGAGCGATCTACAGATCGACTCGCTCATTGACCGGCTGCGTGGCCCCGAGGGCGAACAGGTGCGGGAAATAATCCTGGCCATCAGCCCCACCATGGAGGGGGATACCACGGCTTTTTACCTGCAGAAAAAGCTGCGGGCATTTAACCTGAAAATATCGACCATTGCGCGCGGGGTACCCATTGGGGGTGATCTCGAATATGCCGATGAAGTGACACTCGGGCGAAGTATTCTGAGTCGTATAGCGTACGACTAG
- a CDS encoding superoxide dismutase yields the protein MNRSEFLKLAFGASAGLVAFRSFGFSPAQAEGPFKLAPLPYDAAALEPHIDKMTMEIHHGKHHKAYVDNLNKAVAGTPMAQMSIDALVKSVSSSTPAAVRNNAGGHWNHTFFWNIMGPNAGGTPKGALADAINKKFGSFDNFKTEWGKAATARFGSGWVWLIKSGNDIEITSTPNQDNPLMALAEKKGTPIMGLDVWEHAYYLKYQNKRPDYVAAAWNVFDWNKIGKNFAA from the coding sequence ATGAATCGCTCCGAGTTTTTGAAACTGGCTTTCGGTGCTTCGGCCGGGCTTGTCGCCTTCCGTTCCTTTGGTTTTTCGCCGGCGCAGGCGGAAGGACCGTTCAAGCTGGCTCCCCTGCCTTACGATGCGGCTGCTCTTGAGCCACACATCGATAAAATGACGATGGAAATTCACCATGGTAAGCATCACAAAGCGTACGTCGACAACCTGAATAAAGCCGTTGCCGGTACGCCAATGGCCCAGATGAGTATCGATGCGCTGGTAAAAAGTGTGAGCAGCAGTACGCCGGCGGCCGTACGCAACAACGCCGGTGGTCACTGGAACCACACGTTCTTCTGGAATATCATGGGTCCCAACGCCGGTGGTACGCCGAAAGGTGCGCTGGCCGATGCCATCAACAAAAAATTTGGTTCGTTCGATAACTTTAAAACCGAGTGGGGTAAGGCCGCTACGGCCCGCTTCGGTTCGGGCTGGGTATGGCTGATCAAGTCGGGCAACGACATCGAAATCACGTCGACACCCAATCAGGACAACCCGCTTATGGCCCTGGCCGAGAAAAAAGGGACGCCTATCATGGGCCTCGACGTATGGGAGCATGCCTATTACCTCAAATACCAGAACAAGCGTCCCGACTACGTGGCTGCGGCCTGGAACGTGTTTGACTGGAACAAGATCGGAAAGAACTTCGCTGCCTAA